From the genome of Thermosynechococcus sp. NK55a:
TCGATGTCCAGCAGAGCGCACTGCAATTTACGGAATTCCTGCCGTGGCTGTTGCCCTTGGGATTGAACTATTCCCTTGGTGTGGATGGTCTCTCGCTGCCCCTCATTGTTTTGGGAACCTTCTTGACCCTTGGGGTTGTATTGACGGGTGAAAAAAGTGGACAGCGGCTTTTTTATGCCCTTGTTCTTTTGGCCAATGCCGGCATTACAGGTGCCTTGGCTGCCCAGAATCTGCTGCTGTTTGTTCTCTTTTATGAACTTGAGTTGGTGCCCTTTTACCTGTTGATTTTGATCTGGGGTGGGCAGCGTCGTGAGCAAGCGGCGGTCAAGTTTCTCATCTATACGGCAGTGTCGGGCATTCTTGTCCTCGCTGCCTTTTTGGCAATGGGCTGGCTGACCCACGCTCCTAGTTTTGACTGTGCCGATATTCAAATCGCTGGCTTGGCACCCACCACTCAAGGGATTCTGCTGTTGCTGTTGATCTTGGGCTTTGGGATCAAAATGCCGTTGGTGCCCCTCCACAGTTGGTTGCCTGATGCCTATGTAGAAGCTTCAACTCCGACAGCAATTCTCCTTGGGGGGGTATTCGCAAAACTAGGTGCCTATGGCTTGGTGCGTTTTGCCCTAGGCGATTTTCCAGAGGTTTGGGGGCAGTTTTCTGGTCCCTTGGCGATCGTGGCGGCGGTGGGGATTGCCTATGGTGCCCTTGCGGCCATTGCCCAAAAGGATATTAAACGGATGGTGGCCTACAGTTCCATTGGCCACATGAGTTACGTCCTCCTAGGGGCAGCGGCTCATACCCACCTCAGCATGGTGGGGGCGATCGCCCAAATGGTGAGTCACGGCCTCGTCTTGGCACTCCTGTTCTATCTGGTGGGCGTGATTGAAACGAAAGTCGGCACCCGGGAACTGAATGTGCTCAATGGCTTGCTCAATCCGCTGCGGGGGTTGCCGACCACCAGTGCCCTCTTAATTTTGGGTGGCATGGCGAGCGCGGGTATTCCAGGACTTGTGGGGTTTGTGGCGGAATTTTTGATCTTTCAGGGCAGCTATGGAGTTTTCCCCGTGCCAACCCTGATTGCTGTGGTGGGCACTGGCCTCACAGCTGTTTATTTCGTGATTATGATCAACCGCACCTGCTTTGGTCGCCTTGACAATGCCACTGCCTACTACCCGCGCGTGGTGTGGTCAGAGAAAATGCCAGCCCTCGTCCTGACCCTGTTGATTCTGTTTTTGGGGGTTCAGCCCACCTGGCTGGTGCGTTGGAGTGAAACCACCAGTGCTCAGATCGTTGCTGCCGTCCCCAGTGCCAATGAAATTGTTGCCACCTTAGCCAAGCGTTAGGAGAATTTCCCATGGTTCAAGCAATGGAGCGCCCCAGTTCTGCCAAGCTGCCACCCCTAGATCATCCCCTCGCCGATATTATTTACCGCCTTGAGGCAGGAGGTGCCCTGATTCCCGATACCCCCGTGAACCTGATGAAAATTATCGGGATGTACAAGGCCTACTCAATTCCAATGGACTTCTACTGGCGGGACTTGCTCTATCTCGGTGAGCGGGTCTTTATTAATCCCTTTCCCTTCTTTAAGTATTTTCCGACCAAGGAATACTTTGAGTTGCCGAATCACTACGCCGGTGATACTGCCGATCTGCGGATTTGGCGCGGCCCTGCCCATGCCCACCCGGAACTCATGGAATTTATTGAAAAAGGGGAGACCGGCAAAATGCCCCGTCTGCTCCACCACCTCTGGCATGACCGCATCAACATGGAATTTTCCGAAGATTTAGCGCGGGCAATGATGTGGCACCGCATGGGCGGTCAGTTGGATATTTACCTTGACTCCGAGGAGTATAAAGCGGCAGCGGATAAGGCGATTCGTGCCTACTTCAAGCGCAACCCATTGATGCTTGGGCTGTACAAACTCTTTCCCGACCTCTTTTTAGAGCAGGCTCGCCAAGCCACGTACATGAATGTGCTGGGGCTATTTTGGGAAGTGATGGCACCCGTCTTCTTTGAGATTAGCGATCGCTACGATGAGGGCAGTATTACCAGTGTCAAGGATGCCATGAACTTCTTGGTCAATGGAATTTTTGCCGCTGCCGGTCGCCCTATTTACCACCATGTCTATATTGACGATGAGGTTCATGTCCTCGTGCCCAAAGAAAAAGGGTTTATGTGGCTCTACGAGGCGGCCTTCCCCTATGTGGAAGCGGTCTTTTACCGCA
Proteins encoded in this window:
- a CDS encoding NADH-quinone oxidoreductase subunit M; translated protein: MLTLLIVLPVIGSLLMPLLPERVLRSVTLVIAGVTFALSLWMLTQFDVQQSALQFTEFLPWLLPLGLNYSLGVDGLSLPLIVLGTFLTLGVVLTGEKSGQRLFYALVLLANAGITGALAAQNLLLFVLFYELELVPFYLLILIWGGQRREQAAVKFLIYTAVSGILVLAAFLAMGWLTHAPSFDCADIQIAGLAPTTQGILLLLLILGFGIKMPLVPLHSWLPDAYVEASTPTAILLGGVFAKLGAYGLVRFALGDFPEVWGQFSGPLAIVAAVGIAYGALAAIAQKDIKRMVAYSSIGHMSYVLLGAAAHTHLSMVGAIAQMVSHGLVLALLFYLVGVIETKVGTRELNVLNGLLNPLRGLPTTSALLILGGMASAGIPGLVGFVAEFLIFQGSYGVFPVPTLIAVVGTGLTAVYFVIMINRTCFGRLDNATAYYPRVVWSEKMPALVLTLLILFLGVQPTWLVRWSETTSAQIVAAVPSANEIVATLAKR
- a CDS encoding CO2 hydration protein is translated as MVQAMERPSSAKLPPLDHPLADIIYRLEAGGALIPDTPVNLMKIIGMYKAYSIPMDFYWRDLLYLGERVFINPFPFFKYFPTKEYFELPNHYAGDTADLRIWRGPAHAHPELMEFIEKGETGKMPRLLHHLWHDRINMEFSEDLARAMMWHRMGGQLDIYLDSEEYKAAADKAIRAYFKRNPLMLGLYKLFPDLFLEQARQATYMNVLGLFWEVMAPVFFEISDRYDEGSITSVKDAMNFLVNGIFAAAGRPIYHHVYIDDEVHVLVPKEKGFMWLYEAAFPYVEAVFYRTSPFRGTKSYNAQANQVPTDQVDFHYGILFADKFPVGTAGIPPTLLHQDMYHFLPQYLRDYFHQHCRGEDDILVQLGIAFQHAMYTVTSAVLQATRAAFYYPLDDPNPEHLMANRRFFVAQMDRFLRPQYGIAEACKIRNVQDPNYL